One Maniola hyperantus chromosome Z, iAphHyp1.2, whole genome shotgun sequence DNA window includes the following coding sequences:
- the LOC117995761 gene encoding uncharacterized protein has protein sequence MAAAEAIIVSEPHTSSSFISNSNEMEMAPGLVATSSKAVPAVAIKLNSKDNLKAKKWVLTKQEKELCKEISNMRHQLKKCRIQKDYFKKKAAINLKKTEAFELLMKNMSEETKTFFAMQVTQFGKKAKGRCFTIKEKILSLALYKRSPKAYRFLSSFSVLPKRKTLSTLLQKINLKPGKTVELF, from the exons aTGGCTGCTGCTGAAGCAATAATTGTTTCTGAACCGCATACTAGCTCCAGTTTCATATCAAATTCTAATGAAATGGAAATGGCACCAG GACTTGTTGCAACATCAAGTAAAGCAGTACCTGCAGTTGCTATTAAGTTAAACTCAAAGGACAATTTAAAAG CTAAGAAGTGGGTTCTCACCAAACAAGAGAAGGAACTCTGCAAAGAAATTTCAAATATGAgacatcaattaaaaaaatgtcgaaTACAGAAAGACTACTTTAAGAAGAAGGCTGCTATTAATCTTAAAAAGACCGAAGCATTTGAgcttttgatgaaaaatatgagtgaagagacaaaaactttttttgctaTGCAAGTCACTCAATTTGGAAAGAAAGCAAAAGGAAGATGCTtcacaattaaagaaaaaattctTTCCCTTGCATTGTACAAGCGCAGTCCAAAGGCATATAGGTTTCTAAGTTCTTTTAGTGTTTTGCCTAAGAGAAAAACACTTTctactttattacaaaaaataaacctcAAGCCAGGTAAAACCGTGgaattattttaa